One part of the Arabidopsis thaliana chromosome 4, partial sequence genome encodes these proteins:
- a CDS encoding lysine ketoglutarate reductase trans-splicing-like protein, putative (DUF707), which produces MNRSCLCSVLITTALICGAYFICNAYLAKDFKEKLLKWEITDKMHNSTDKMQNATTTSTCKNFNKPVGTEALPQGIIEKTSNLETQHLWNYDDTKKRRPNHSMSLLAMAVGIKQKELVNKVIQKFPPRDFAVMLFHYDGVVDDWKQYPWNNHAIHVSVMNQTKWWFAKRFLHPDIVAEYEYIFLWDEDLGVGHFNPQRYLSIVKEEGLEISQPALDTSKSEVHHPITARRKKSKVHRRMYKYKGSGRCDDHSTNPPCIGWVEMMAPVFSRAAWRCSWYMIQNDLIHAWGLDTQLGYCAQGDRKKNVGVVDAEYIIHYGLPTLGVVETASSALRNETDSKSTESLESREVDNRPEVRMKSFVEMKRFKERWKKAVRDDTCWVDPY; this is translated from the exons ATGAATAGATCGTGTCTCTGTAGTGTCTTAATCACCACTGCTCTGATTTGTGGTGCTTACTTCATTTGCAATGCTTATCTTGCTAAAGACTTTAAAGAG AAGTTGCTGAAGTGGGAAATCACTGATAAGATGCATAACAGTACTGATAAGATGCAGAATGCAACAACAACCAGTACATGCAAG AATTTCAATAAGCCAGTGGGTACTGAAGCACTACCGCAAGGAATTATCGAGAAAACATCGAACCTGGAAACACAACATCTATGGAACTACGATGACACAAAAAAG AGAAGGCCTAACCATTCGATGAGTTTGTTAGCCATGGCGGTCGGTATCAAGCAAAAGGAGCTAGTTAACAAAGTTATCcaaaag TTTCCTCCTCGAGATTTCGCGGTCATGCTTTTTCATTATGATGGTGTTGTCGATGACTGGAAGCAGTATCCATGGAATAATCATGCGATTCATGTTTCCGtgatgaatcaaacaaaatg GTGGTTCGCCAAGCGATTCTTGCATCCCGATATAGTTGCAGAGTACGAGTATATATTTCTTTGGGACGAAGATCTTGGTGTTGGTCATTTCAATCCTCAACG ATATCTATCTATTGTCAAAGAAGAGGGGCTTGAGATATCGCAACCTGCTCTTGACACTTCAAAATCAGAAGTGCATCATCCTATAACCGCTCGtcgaaaaaaatcaaaagttcaTAGAAGAATGTATAAATACAAAGGTAGCGGGCGATGTGATGACCATAGCACCAATCCTCCTTGCATCGG GTGGGTGGAAATGATGGCACCTGTTTTCTCTAGAGCTGCATGGAGATGTTCTTGGTATATGATTCAG AATGATTTGATCCATGCTTGGGGTCTGGATACGCAGCTTGGTTATTGTGCtcaa GGTGACCGAAAGAAAAATGTCGGTGTTGTTGATGCGGAGTACATAATTCATTATGGTCTTCCAACGCTCGGTGTGGTTGAAACCGCTTCAAGCGCTTTGCGGAATGAGACAGACTCGAAATCAACG GAATCATTAGAGTCTCGTGAAGTGGATAATAGACCAGAAGTGAGGATGAAATCATTTGTGGAGATGAAGAGATTCAAGGAACGTTGGAAGAAAGCTGTGAGGGATGATACATGTTGGGTTGATCCGTATTGA
- a CDS encoding lysine ketoglutarate reductase trans-splicing-like protein, putative (DUF707), producing the protein MKQGSMNRSCLCSVLITTALICGAYFICNAYLAKDFKEKLLKWEITDKMHNSTDKMQNATTTSTCKNFNKPVGTEALPQGIIEKTSNLETQHLWNYDDTKKRRPNHSMSLLAMAVGIKQKELVNKVIQKFPPRDFAVMLFHYDGVVDDWKQYPWNNHAIHVSVMNQTKWWFAKRFLHPDIVAEYEYIFLWDEDLGVGHFNPQRYLSIVKEEGLEISQPALDTSKSEVHHPITARRKKSKVHRRMYKYKGSGRCDDHSTNPPCIGWVEMMAPVFSRAAWRCSWYMIQNDLIHAWGLDTQLGYCAQVCFFF; encoded by the exons ATGAAACAG GGTTCAATGAATAGATCGTGTCTCTGTAGTGTCTTAATCACCACTGCTCTGATTTGTGGTGCTTACTTCATTTGCAATGCTTATCTTGCTAAAGACTTTAAAGAG AAGTTGCTGAAGTGGGAAATCACTGATAAGATGCATAACAGTACTGATAAGATGCAGAATGCAACAACAACCAGTACATGCAAG AATTTCAATAAGCCAGTGGGTACTGAAGCACTACCGCAAGGAATTATCGAGAAAACATCGAACCTGGAAACACAACATCTATGGAACTACGATGACACAAAAAAG AGAAGGCCTAACCATTCGATGAGTTTGTTAGCCATGGCGGTCGGTATCAAGCAAAAGGAGCTAGTTAACAAAGTTATCcaaaag TTTCCTCCTCGAGATTTCGCGGTCATGCTTTTTCATTATGATGGTGTTGTCGATGACTGGAAGCAGTATCCATGGAATAATCATGCGATTCATGTTTCCGtgatgaatcaaacaaaatg GTGGTTCGCCAAGCGATTCTTGCATCCCGATATAGTTGCAGAGTACGAGTATATATTTCTTTGGGACGAAGATCTTGGTGTTGGTCATTTCAATCCTCAACG ATATCTATCTATTGTCAAAGAAGAGGGGCTTGAGATATCGCAACCTGCTCTTGACACTTCAAAATCAGAAGTGCATCATCCTATAACCGCTCGtcgaaaaaaatcaaaagttcaTAGAAGAATGTATAAATACAAAGGTAGCGGGCGATGTGATGACCATAGCACCAATCCTCCTTGCATCGG GTGGGTGGAAATGATGGCACCTGTTTTCTCTAGAGCTGCATGGAGATGTTCTTGGTATATGATTCAG AATGATTTGATCCATGCTTGGGGTCTGGATACGCAGCTTGGTTATTGTGCtcaagtttgtttcttcttctaa
- a CDS encoding uncharacterized protein (unknown protein; Has 209 Blast hits to 205 proteins in 54 species: Archae - 0; Bacteria - 17; Metazoa - 2; Fungi - 150; Plants - 40; Viruses - 0; Other Eukaryotes - 0 (source: NCBI BLink).): MENASTVRFSSCRGVAFEIKPNANPFAVVTTDQNRNVNAEREGTSSRFRLPWDFMRNASKVVPSSIEHSMSRASSHFCDLDPDNDDEEEEKDDIFYLEEGGIKEGNEEHNETEEKAMLASSASKHSEKPQQPPIPKKRPSRLSIILLDQGLFTVYKHLFVLSLSLNVLALVLAATGNFAYARNRAALFSIANILALILCRSEAFLRLVFYLTVKLLGHSFVPLRIKIAVTALLQSLGGIHSGCGVSSVAWLIYALVLTLKDRDNTSTAIIAVASTILSLLCLTCLVWAFVILTVSYDPKSRSYTDDLGSKLIKTQEFWFTLVITIAILLPWLTVRRVPVDVSSLSGHASLIKFRGGLKSGILGRISPSPLSEWHAFGIISDGKTSHMMLAGAVGDFTKSLVSKPPTHLWVRTVHFAGLPYLVNLYDKVLLVPRVRGFAYFYRFLCNRVRLRIKDYPHQDRIIVHDTAILGRPNVSKMSVEASKKFGAQVVIVTSNPEGSRDVVNACKASGVPAFGPIWDS; the protein is encoded by the exons ATGGAAAACGCTTCGACTGTGAGATTTTCTAGCTGTCGAGGAGTTGCGTTTGAGATTAAACCTAATGCTAACCCTTTCGCAGTTGTTACAACTGATCAGAACCGCAACGTAAACGCTGAACGCGAGGGAACGAGCAGCAGATTTCGACTTCCATGGGATTTCATGAGAAATGCCTCAAAAGTTGTCCCTTCATCGATTGAACACTCCATGAGCCGAGCCAGCAGCCATTTCTGCGATTTGGATCCCGACaatgacgatgaagaagaagaaaaagatgatattTTCTACTTAGAAGAAGGTGGGATCAAGGAAGGAAATGAAGAACACAATGAGACGGAGGAAAAAGCAATGCTTGCTTCTTCCGCAAGCAAACACAGTGAGAAACCGCAGCAACCCCCGATTCCAAAGAAACGCCCTTCAAGACTATCAATCATACTTCTTGATCAAGGACTGTTCACCGTTTACAAACATCTCTTTGTCCTTTCATTGTCTCTAAACGTCCTAGCTCTGGTTCTCGCGGCCACCGGAAATTTCGCTTACGCTAGAAACAGAGCAGCTCTATTTTCAATCGCCAATATCCTTGCCCTAATTCTCTGCAGAAGCGAAGCCTTCTTGAGACTCGTTTTCTACCTAACAGTAAAGCTTCTCGGACACTCCTTTGTACCCCTCCGCATAAAAATCGCTGTCACAGCTCTCTTACAAAGCCTCGGTGGTATCCACAGCGGCTGCGGTGTTTCCTCGGTAGCTTGGCTCATCTACGCATTGGTTCTCACTCTTAAAGACAGAGACAACACTTCAACAGCGATCATAGCAGTTGCGTCCAcgattctctctctcctctgcCTCACTT GCCTTGTTTGGGCGTTTGTAATTCTAACGGTTTCCTACGACCCAAAATCAAGATCTTACACAGATGATCTCGGGTCGAAACTGATCAAAACACAAGAATTTTGGTTTACGCTGGTGATCACAATCGCTATCTTGCTCCCTTGGTTAACCGTGAGACGTGTTCCTGTTGACGTCTCATCTCTCTCGGGCCACGCATCGTTGATAAAATTCAGAGGAGGCCTGAAATCAGGGATCTTGGGTCGGATCAGTCCATCGCCGTTATCGGAATGGCATGCTTTTGGAATAATCTCCGATGGGAAGACATCGCACATGATGTTGGCTGGTGCTGTCGGCGACTTTACAAAGTCTTTAGTCTCAAAACCTCCAACGCATTTATGGGTCCGTACGGTTCACTTCGCTGGCTTACCCTATCTCGTTAACTTGTATGACAAG GTATTACTTGTGCCACGGGTTCGGGGATTTGCGTATTTTTATCGTTTCTTATGCAACCGAGTAAGGCTGAG GATTAAAGATTATCCTCATCAAGACAGGATCATAGTTCACGATACTGCGATTCTAGGACGACCTAATGTGTCGAAAATGAGTGTGGAAGCTTCCAAGAAGTTTGGAGCTCAAGTCGTGATTGTTACAAGCAATCCTGAAGGAAGTCGTGATGTTGTTAATGCTTGTAAAGCTTCTGGTGTTCCTGCTTTTGGTCCTATTTGGGATTCTTAA
- a CDS encoding Pentatricopeptide repeat (PPR) superfamily protein (Pentatricopeptide repeat (PPR) superfamily protein; CONTAINS InterPro DOMAIN/s: Pentatricopeptide repeat (InterPro:IPR002885); BEST Arabidopsis thaliana protein match is: Tetratricopeptide repeat (TPR)-like superfamily protein (TAIR:AT4G39530.1); Has 48062 Blast hits to 12645 proteins in 202 species: Archae - 0; Bacteria - 8; Metazoa - 107; Fungi - 40; Plants - 47280; Viruses - 0; Other Eukaryotes - 627 (source: NCBI BLink).): MFSLSLIQPRLRISEIPVTQSYKSPTICYSSDSRTKREEQRHVRLPGFRLVSGKRASFDSGFSGFKGENVNQDDSSSFDSERVDYALLAEWLQSSNGMRLIKRIHAMALKCFDDQVIYFGNNLISSCVRLGDLVYARKVFDSMPEKNTVTWTAMIDGYLKYGLEDEAFALFEDYVKHGIRFTNERMFVCLLNLCSRRAEFELGRQVHGNMVKVGVGNLIVESSLVYFYAQCGELTSALRAFDMMEEKDVISWTAVISACSRKGHGIKAIGMFIGMLNHWFLPNEFTVCSILKACSEEKALRFGRQVHSLVVKRMIKTDVFVGTSLMDMYAKCGEISDCRKVFDGMSNRNTVTWTSIIAAHAREGFGEEAISLFRIMKRRHLIANNLTVVSILRACGSVGALLLGKELHAQIIKNSIEKNVYIGSTLVWLYCKCGESRDAFNVLQQLPSRDVVSWTAMISGCSSLGHESEALDFLKEMIQEGVEPNPFTYSSALKACANSESLLIGRSIHSIAKKNHALSNVFVGSALIHMYAKCGFVSEAFRVFDSMPEKNLVSWKAMIMGYARNGFCREALKLMYRMEAEGFEVDDYIFATILSTCGDIELDEAVESSATCYLETS; encoded by the coding sequence ATGTTTTCGTTATCGTTAATCCAACCGCGTCTCCGGATTTCAGAGATTCCGGTGACTCAATCCTACAAATCTCCGACGATATGTTACAGTAGCGATTCAAGAACTAAGCGAGAGGAACAGAGACACGTGAGATTACCTGGGTTTCGATTAGTTTCTGGAAAGAGAGCATCTTTCGATTCGGGTTTTAGTGGTTTCAAAGGAGAGAATGTGAATCAGGATGATTCGTCTTCTTTCGATAGCGAAAGAGTTGATTATGCTCTGTTAGCGGAGTGGCTACAGTCTTCTAATGGGATGCGACTCATTAAAAGGATCCATGCGATGGCGTTGAAGTGTTTTGATGATCAAGTTATCTATTTTGGGAACAATTTGATTAGTTCTTGTGTTAGACTTGGTGATTTGGTTTATGCACGTAAAGTGTTCGACAGTATGCCTGAGAAAAATACTGTTACTTGGACTGCTATGATTGATGGGTATTTGAAGTATGGTCTTGAGGATGAGGCTTTTGCACTGTTTGAGGATTATGTGAAGCATGGAATACGTTTTACGAACGAGAGGatgtttgtgtgtttgttgaATCTGTGTAGTAGGAGAGCAGAGTTTGAGTTAGGGAGACAAGTTCATGGTAATATGGTGAAAGTTGGAGTGGGGAATCTCATTGTGGAGAgttctcttgtttatttttatgcGCAATGCGGTGAATTGACAAGTGCGTTACGAGCTTTTGATATGATGGAGGAGAAAGATGTGATATCTTGGACTGCTGTTATATCGGCGTGTTCGAGAAAAGGGCATGGAATTAAAGCTATAGGCATGTTTATCGGAATGTTGAATCACTGGTTTTTGCCTAACGAGTTTACGGTGTGCAGTATTTTGAAGGCTTGTAGTGAGGAGAAAGCGTTAAGATTCGGAAGGCAAGTACACAGCTTGGTTGTTAAGAGGATGATAAAGACAGATGTTTTTGTGGGAACTTCGCTGATGGACATGTATGCTAAGTGTGGGGAGATTTCTGATTGCAGAAAAGTGTTTGATGGAATGAGTAATAGAAACACGGTCACATGGACTTCGATTATAGCTGCTCATGCTCGGGAAGGTTTTGGTGAGGAAGCTATCAGCCTCTTCCGGATAATGAAGAGGCGGCATTTGATTGCTAACAATTTGACAGTAGTAAGCATTCTTAGAGCGTGTGGATCTGTTGGAGCTTTATTGTTGGGGAAGGAACTTCATGCACAGATTATCAAGAATTCGATCGAAAAGAATGTCTATATAGGAAGTACTTTGGTGTGGCTGTATTGTAAATGCGGAGAATCTCGTGACGCTTTCAATGTTCTCCAGCAATTGCCATCTAGAGATGTGGTTTCATGGACCGCTATGATCTCTGGATGTTCGAGCTTAGGACATGAATCGGAAGCGCTAGACTTCTTGAAAGAGATGATTCAAGAAGGTGTAGAGCCAAACCCATTTACATACTCCTCGGCTTTAAAAGCTTGTGCGAATTCAGAATCTCTTCTTATCGGTAGATCAATCCATTCCATTGCAAAGAAGAATCATGCTCTATCAAATGTCTTTGTGGGAAGTGCTTTGATTCACATGTATGCAAAATGTGGATTTGTCTCGGAAGCTTTTCGGGTTTTTGACAGTATGCCTGAGAAGAACTTGGTTTCATGGAAGGCGATGATAATGGGTTATGCGAGGAATGGGTTTTGCAGGGAAGCATTGAAGCTAATGTATAGAATGGAGGCAGAGGGATTTGAAGTTGATGATTATATATTTGCAACAATTCTCTCTACTTGTGGAGATATTGAGCTCGATGAAGCTGTTGAATCTTCTGCAACTTGTTACTTGGAGACatcttga
- a CDS encoding lysine ketoglutarate reductase trans-splicing-like protein, putative (DUF707) (Protein of unknown function (DUF707); FUNCTIONS IN: molecular_function unknown; INVOLVED IN: biological_process unknown; LOCATED IN: endomembrane system; EXPRESSED IN: 18 plant structures; EXPRESSED DURING: 10 growth stages; CONTAINS InterPro DOMAIN/s: Protein of unknown function DUF707 (InterPro:IPR007877); BEST Arabidopsis thaliana protein match is: Protein of unknown function (DUF707) (TAIR:AT4G12840.2); Has 310 Blast hits to 308 proteins in 22 species: Archae - 0; Bacteria - 5; Metazoa - 0; Fungi - 0; Plants - 303; Viruses - 0; Other Eukaryotes - 2 (source: NCBI BLink).): MKQGSMNRSCLCSVLITTALICGAYFICNAYLAKDFKEKLLKWEITDKMHNSTDKMQNATTTSTCKNFNKPVGTEALPQGIIEKTSNLETQHLWNYDDTKKRRPNHSMSLLAMAVGIKQKELVNKVIQKFPPRDFAVMLFHYDGVVDDWKQYPWNNHAIHVSVMNQTKWWFAKRFLHPDIVAEYEYIFLWDEDLGVGHFNPQRYLSIVKEEGLEISQPALDTSKSEVHHPITARRKKSKVHRRMYKYKGSGRCDDHSTNPPCIGWVEMMAPVFSRAAWRCSWYMIQNDLIHAWGLDTQLGYCAQGDRKKNVGVVDAEYIIHYGLPTLGVVETASSALRNETDSKSTESLESREVDNRPEVRMKSFVEMKRFKERWKKAVRDDTCWVDPY; this comes from the exons ATGAAACAG GGTTCAATGAATAGATCGTGTCTCTGTAGTGTCTTAATCACCACTGCTCTGATTTGTGGTGCTTACTTCATTTGCAATGCTTATCTTGCTAAAGACTTTAAAGAG AAGTTGCTGAAGTGGGAAATCACTGATAAGATGCATAACAGTACTGATAAGATGCAGAATGCAACAACAACCAGTACATGCAAG AATTTCAATAAGCCAGTGGGTACTGAAGCACTACCGCAAGGAATTATCGAGAAAACATCGAACCTGGAAACACAACATCTATGGAACTACGATGACACAAAAAAG AGAAGGCCTAACCATTCGATGAGTTTGTTAGCCATGGCGGTCGGTATCAAGCAAAAGGAGCTAGTTAACAAAGTTATCcaaaag TTTCCTCCTCGAGATTTCGCGGTCATGCTTTTTCATTATGATGGTGTTGTCGATGACTGGAAGCAGTATCCATGGAATAATCATGCGATTCATGTTTCCGtgatgaatcaaacaaaatg GTGGTTCGCCAAGCGATTCTTGCATCCCGATATAGTTGCAGAGTACGAGTATATATTTCTTTGGGACGAAGATCTTGGTGTTGGTCATTTCAATCCTCAACG ATATCTATCTATTGTCAAAGAAGAGGGGCTTGAGATATCGCAACCTGCTCTTGACACTTCAAAATCAGAAGTGCATCATCCTATAACCGCTCGtcgaaaaaaatcaaaagttcaTAGAAGAATGTATAAATACAAAGGTAGCGGGCGATGTGATGACCATAGCACCAATCCTCCTTGCATCGG GTGGGTGGAAATGATGGCACCTGTTTTCTCTAGAGCTGCATGGAGATGTTCTTGGTATATGATTCAG AATGATTTGATCCATGCTTGGGGTCTGGATACGCAGCTTGGTTATTGTGCtcaa GGTGACCGAAAGAAAAATGTCGGTGTTGTTGATGCGGAGTACATAATTCATTATGGTCTTCCAACGCTCGGTGTGGTTGAAACCGCTTCAAGCGCTTTGCGGAATGAGACAGACTCGAAATCAACG GAATCATTAGAGTCTCGTGAAGTGGATAATAGACCAGAAGTGAGGATGAAATCATTTGTGGAGATGAAGAGATTCAAGGAACGTTGGAAGAAAGCTGTGAGGGATGATACATGTTGGGTTGATCCGTATTGA